The Magallana gigas chromosome 6, xbMagGiga1.1, whole genome shotgun sequence genome includes the window TTGAAGAAGCTGGAGGCCTGCTCATCCAGGTAAATTGTTTCATTCaatgtataaaatatgaataggtaaacttcaatatttgtttacttCTCTGGCAGTCAGTcctattttggtttttttttttttcagtgaaacttGTCTTAATATTCTGAACAGAATCTCATCAAAGTTTGTAGTTAATAAGTACATATTATGCATAGATGTgcatagattatttttcaaggaGTTATgccattttatttgattattttttgtagTAAATGCATACATAACCATTTATTTTGTGTAGCATTGTCAAGCTATGTGGGGGCTTGGGTTATTTGAGCTTAATCATATTCTTTCATATTGGTGACTTGCAGAACAAATCTAGAAGGCGTTCCCCCGGAGGAGTATATATTCACTTGCTGAAATCAGACAATACCATTTCAAAGGACAAAATCATTGATATATTTGCTAAAGAAGAGGAGGACTTCATTCACACAATGGAAGAAAGGAAACGGATAAGAAAAgaacaaaatcaaaagtaagCATTAAAGATAACTTTGTTTCTTTACACAGTGAAACTTCTCaatgtatgcatgtacatgtaattaccaAATTAGAACTTAAATGAAATTCTAAATGGTTATATGtcaataaagatttttaaaaacaaaacaattgatttttaacAGTTCCTGTAGAATCACAAAACGGGGAAATTTTATCTCAAGAAAACCTCCGCTTCTTTAGTACTTCTGTTTGTCTTACACCTCTACTCTTTATTTTTAGGAGAAAAGAGAGACGAAGACTAAGAAGACTACTACCTCAATCCAAGTTAATGCAGAAGGCTAAGGCCTCCATGGACACAGACAGCAGACCCAATGAcagagaaaaagaagaagaaaatgccATGGGGTCAGCAGAAAGTGAAAATGAAAGTGGAAATGAAAACTTGTCAAGTAGTGAACCTGAGGCCAACCTGGGTCAGTTTGAGGTCAATGAAAAAGATGTGGTGGAGATAGATATTGGAGTGGATGAGATGATCGATTAAGCTCCGTCTAGTGCTACTCACCGATTCTGTGGTATGTGTCATCTGGTTATGACAACTACGTATTCTGGATTTAATATACGTGAATTGGCAGGCCTGGTACCTGGCCAGTGATGGAGAAACCTGACTGAAGAGCACTCAGTATATGATGCTCTGAACTTATCTTTGTGTTGATAACTGTATCTTAATCAGTGTATGTTGAGGTTTGTCTTCTTAATTGATAATTACACAGTAAAAAGACTTCACAGGACAGTTCTGCCAAGCAGATACCactttattcaaaaatgttaatgaatataTGCACTAAGTAATGTACTTTTTCAAGTCATcaacataaaataaaacttgcGCATGGTAACACTATACTTGTAATTTTTGGGTTGTGAGGGACATAGTCAGTTTTGAAAGGATATTCTGGTAATATACAGATTGccaaaaatcaaattcatattttttctgtatTGTGCAGGTGAATGAATAGTGATATTTACCAGTTCCTGCTAGAACTGTTGTATATCACAAGTTTACACTTCAGCCTAGAGTGAAGGATCCTGAGTGGTAGCTAAATTGTGAATTtctcgaaataaacaataatatcaagtataattttataaatagatttttcccccaaaatgggtcatctaacagcgtagcgcagtgggttagagctTTCACTACGGATCTTTAAGTCGGgagttcgaatcctgctggggatttttacctttccaaaaattgttaaaacatactttttggtcaaatattgtgaaatttgaaaattctaaactggtgaaagtatttcagtTATAATGttctttaatccacattaatatcgacagatgtcccatgtACCACCTTAATGGTGTTTTGTTATGAAGGAAGTTTTGTGGATCCAAAATGGTTCATCTCTGTAAAGGTCCTTGTTTAAAATGTGGGTCCTCTCTGATTTATTTGCAGTAAATCATCATGATTTCAAGTGAAGTTGTGTCAGATGAGGGTGACTGGTAAACTAAATATCTCTAAAAGAAAAGAGAAGAGGAAGTCCTCTGAGTCTTGAGCTTATCAgatttttaaagtatgaaaCTTATCAACTCGTGTGTACAATGCAGATGGATATATCACTTCAAAGTTGTCAAACTCATTGCTTGCAAGATGAGAAATTATTGATATCTTCTTCTAAGTGTGTTCCTTActtcataatttataaattttaaattttttttaatacttatcCAGATGCTTTACAAAGTTTGACACAATTGCCTAGGCAGGTCGTGATgagaaatgtataaaaaatggagatttatgtaaaaatttggaTCAGCAAGCTTCAGGCAGGTCAAACTTCATAAACTTCTTGcatgaaaaagttttgatcAAGGTCAGAAagttatgaaattgtttttaattttcccTTGTGCATTTTTACCCTTGTGCATTGTTTTTTGAAACTGTCTTGAAAAAATTTGTTGAACAGTACTGTCTCAGAAACTaagcaaaaatgaaagaaatagtgaagtcaaggtcatatggaaggtcaaggtcagaaCAATATGAACTTACCCATATGCATCTTTCTCtggattttgaagaaaatatataGGAACAGTATTTTTAAACTGAGCCAAATGCAATGGcttatttgaaacaaaacaacaatttaatTAACATAAAACAATCTTCAGACTTGGAGTCATTCTATTTGATACTGAAGTTcttaaattcatacaaaaattTGCAAAAGATTAGTGTCCTGTACTTATgacaaaatcaaaattcttGCTCTCAATGCATTTGTTTATGTTCTTGTACTCTTGGTTTTTCATCTGTCCCTGTGTTATGATATAAAAGAGGGACATGCACACAATTTTAGCTCAAgtttttaaattccattttaaagTCTCATGATTAAACTGTGCAATTTGAAATCTTTACCCAAATTTGACAGGGAAACACAGAGCTTATAAttgtttgttatgtaaacaaagtcagGCAATGTTTTTGCAAATAATGAACTGTTACAATAACAATATCTGATATTTACATTTGGTAAACCAATCAACATGTCATGTTAACAATTCTAgacattaaaaaacatttgaGCTCAAATTGGGTCTATTTTCCATGCATTTTTCACATACTGGTTCTTTTCAACAAACTAGAAAACCTGATGTTTTCatcatataatttattacacatttttttcattataacaaaacttttgtaCAGCCATCCAGCAGTAAGAGATAGAGCAGGGTTATTTCCCCTACATTGGGCAAACTTTAATAATTCCTTAATACAACAGTTGTGTAAACATGGataatttacaatttactttttatcaATACAGAGAAATCATTAAAAACCCAAGTTCAATGAATTTAATGGAATTAAAACACCAGTTGATGTTCAGGCACTTGACCAATCAAATAATGGAAAATTGTAAAGTTCAAATTTACCCAGtaattgaattgattttaattttgccCATTTTTACTGACAAAATAACAGGTATGAAAAAATTGATAGTAAGTCAATTACATTTCATCacagtaaaaaaaagaagaagaaattaaCAGACCACCATAACAAAGACATGTCAAGAAATGGCTTTAATAATATCTAATTCAAACAcattaattctaaataaaatgcaaatatcaATTTATCTACATGGAGTATaacatttggtaatatgatacTTATAACAACTAGCTACACATACATAACCCATACCCTCAGTCTATTCCCCTCAGTTACCTCCCCTTACTGTCGGAGGGCAGAGGGTTTTTCTTACTTCAAATATGAAATACCTAAACAATAGAATACTACCGACATATCTATCAACCAATCTAAAACACAACATTGGTAGAGCTCATTTTGTACTTCATATATATCAACACGACTGGTCCTAAACATTCTTAATATCCATCCACCATCTACCGTCTTCGGTCACATATTGGTACATGCACAGgaattattgagaaaaaagttgcAACAAAAAACCGGTTTTTGAAAACACTGATACAGTCTACAGGTATAACTTTGGTAAAACTTCTTCAAAATACTATCACTATACAAAGTTTATATCTTTTGGTCTTTCTAACAGAGTGAAGACTTTTCCTCATGTTTCTTTTTGGTTTGAGACAACCCTTATGATTCCTTTACCTTTGACCCCTTGATGGACGGATGATTGGATGGAATCGACCGAGATAAATAGCCCAAGACAGAGAAGATTCACTGGTGTAACATTATCCCTAAATCCCCTAACCTAGCTTAGGTTGTCTGTCAGCCCCCTCCCTTTGCTAAATCTGAACATTATTTGTGAGGTAAATACgtttttaataaacattcaaGAAAAACAGCTATATAAAAGAATGAATACGGTATTTATGTGATAAAGTTTTTACAATACCTGAAGGAAAATCTTAGTGATTTCCAGACATTatccacataaaaaaaaacttcatggATAAATACTAACAAGTGTACATGATGAatgcatacaaaataaattagatGTAACACTTTCCACAGTATAtgataaaaatgtaatattttttccctaacaaagaaaaaaaataatagaaatatagAACTACAGTATATTCATCTGATTAAATAACTTGACAAACATCAAATGAAGATAACATGAGAAATGGACACCCCTGGACTGTCATGCAAATGACGGCCAAGAGCAACGTGGaaaattgatatacatgaaCTATAGACATTACTTGAGCTTCTACTTGTGTGAGTCAAGTATCAATATTATTCTTCACAAATTGAGGTACATAATTAATTCCTAGTTTGGCACCCAACATCGGGTGATGTTGATACAAGTGAGCTTTATAACCTACAGGTAaacatattttctatatttttggcAAATGCATTTCCACAACTGAACTTGTATTCGATATCACAAGTTTGccattttttcataaatcacaAATCAAATCACAGTACAACAAATCTATCACATtgattaaacaaacaaaacaggAAATATGACTAGATCTTAAGCTCACTTTCCCTTTGTAAGAAGCCTTTACAAAGACAAGTAAAGTAATTGTCGCCCAAATTAGTATGCAGCTCTTTGCAGAGCACAAGAATTTTCAAActattttgatgtttaaagAGGAATATGGGACCAGTTGTGACTGACACTTGATGGGATAGTGTTTCTACAAtatttgtagattttattttaccaccataattttttgtttacaaagtaCTATATTCCGTATTCTTTTCTTAAAACAGTGCAAGCATTCACTCTGATATAATCACTAATGATGACGATAGCATCAGTTTTGGGCATCAACAAAAGGAAAGTTGGTCCTAATAATTCTTGAACATGTCACTATATAATTTCATATGTAACATCGTAGCACaattgtttgaattaaaaaatttgagaaaaaataaactataaactgatttaatattaaaaatttaacaatgaACAAGAGTATGCATACAACCAACTCTGGGACAAAGAGCTCACCTATAAACATGGAGTCTTGTCACAAAAGCAACAGAGACCAAGAATAACTTAACAATATAATACAAAGAATACACACGTCTCTTACAAGTCTTCTGATAAACCAATGTCTTACAGATGGTTGTCAAGACACCAATAGCACTCTGGCTGGGGTTTTGTTTGAACAAATACAACTATGAGATCTTTACAAAAATAGAGATGACTGCATGTTTGCTCCTGGGGGTTAGTGAAGAGGGGATCAGTACAAGTCAGTACTACTGTCCTTGGAACACCCTGCCACCCCGGGTGGTAACAGGTCCAGCTCGAGTCTTTATCTTCTGGCACTTGTGTCCATGTTCATACAAAAATGAGGTAAAAAGCAACGAGCTGTTCAGTCCACAGCAACCTGTGTCACGATGGGACACACTTGCTCATTTCACTCTGGTTCATATTGTTTCACATTGGTTCACACTCTCACTCAGACTAATTTTACTCTGGTTCACACTTTAGGCTTATACTCTGGTTTGTGAATTGGGTTACTATGGTTTACTCAGAACCAGACTTGCCAACCAGAACAGTGTTTTAATCATCATGATGCTTCATCTTCTGATTTTTCTTTCCAGTATCGATAATTCTCCTGTAGGTGGGCCATCAAATCAGGAATATCACAGAAATCTAAAAACCCAGTCAAAATAGTCAATACAAATGTACAAGTATCAGTTAAAGTCATTAACCcttttgttatattaaaaacCCAGTCgaaataataaatacaaatgtacaagtATCATTTAAAGTCATTAACCCTGTTGTTATACTAAAATCGAAGAAATGTTTGATGTAATTGAGATGGTAATGAGTTTGTAACATTTCAAAGACGAATTGCAAAACAACTTACAATCCCAGGCATCAAACATGTCATTGATGAAGAAGTCTATAAAACTGGTTTGTGATTTTGGTATACTGCAGGTTTTTCTATCAAATGCAGGCATAACCACAGGTAAGTTTCTTCTCTTTTCTTCATCAGTCTAAAAAACAGGTAAACAATGCCAAGTAATTCCACTGTAACATATTTATAAGTTTTAAGTCTTAGTACTGGTAAAATAAAGACATAACACTGCAGATTTCAACGTTTGTATAAATACACTGGGGTACTGACTTTTAATTCATGATTTATTTGTGATATTGAtacattagttttttttttttcatgtaccggtactgtacatgtataaagatacATTTGAAGTATGTGAGAAATGATGATTTCCTTTACTTTGGCTAAATGTTCTCTGTGTTTTGTGTACCTGTATGAAGTATTCCTCGGCGATGCGTTTGGCCCACTCTATACACATCTCCGTAGTTCTACACGGATTACTGACGTCTGCACACTTTATCAGCATGCGCTTAATCAGAGAGCGGTTTTCAGGGGTGGACAACTGGTTTATAATTGCCATGCTGTCGGGTGAGCCTGTCCCactctgaaaaaagaaataaatactaTCAATATCATCattgagagaaagagagagagagacagagagagagagagagaatgagagagagagagtttgtttatttttgaattacCATTGAAGAAGTTTCCTCTAGTTTCAGCGTGCTTTTGTTGACACAGCTGACAAACTTGTTGAGGTGTTCAAAGTGTTGCTTCATCTCTGTAGCCAGCACCATGTCAATAATGGTCTCCCTCAGGGGAGTGTACTCATCTCTTGTTaggtttttaaagatattgacaGAGTTGTCTTTCCATGATAATTGGAAGCCCAAGGCAGCATGATGGTTTTCAAGAACAGCTCTggaataacaaaatatacatttctGTAAATTTCACAATCAGCTTCATTTAGTCATCACTAACTTAAACAGCTTAGAAGAATATAAACATGTATCCCTAAAACAAATTAAGGTAATTATTAGAATATATACTGGtaactttgattaaaaaaaatattttcaaaaatagcaATATTTTATTCCATAAAATATCTGTAGCATACCTCATTCAGCACAATATACACCAAGCACCCCATTTTTTTTCTCCTCAATATTTTGGAATTACTCAACTCAGTTGTCGACTCAAATCCATAAAATACAAGTGAatgaatttatgataaaatCTCAGATTTGACACCATGAGGGTAGTTGAGAATACTATATGTATTAGTTAACGACACTGGGGCCTGTTATTAAAGTTTTGAGATGTCAATGATATCCCATGTATTTATAACAGATTTGTTGATTTGTCTTCACCTCTACCGGGCATTTAACTGAGCACAAAGTGGGTGTATGACTAGGATGTGCAAGGATCGAGACTTAATGGAATGGTATTAAAGGCCACATTTTAATGTCACCACTACTGGCTACACCTTATTATAACATGGCCGGTAAATGGTTTAAGAATGTTATTTAAGggcttatgaaattaaaacattgaTGGGGATaatattataaacatatatgACAATTCTATTAAATATGTACCGCTATACAGTGGTACTTCAAccattatgtatatatattaaggCAATTGATATATATTGTGTATGTATCACATTAATAACTTTAGACcaccattaaaaattaattattcttcaaaataattttgtttaaatgaattttgtttaacaacATTTGAAGTGATTGAATTTTAAACCTTGTgaatttaaccccccccccccccaaaaaacatCAAAGGGTGAATGTACTTAATGACCAAATGTCCATGGAGTTTTAGGAACGTGAAGcacaagatatacatgtatagacattAATGGACAGGGTTTGTACAGCCAATGCTATCATCTTATGATCTATTTCCCCCCCCTGACATGAAAGGTCATCAATATATTACAgcttaaatgtaaacaaagcttacTAACTGTCAAAATATGGACTTAAAAGATTTTGGTCGGGCAAGAAACAGGGTACTCAGCGATTTAGATAGACCAGCTGAGAGTtgctaaacaaaatatgtttccttttaCATGGTTAAAGTTCCAGGTTCAAATAAAAGCAGACTGGTAAATGGAAATCTAATGAAAAATGTGGGACAGTTTTTTGGTCATTTTCAGTTCCTTTAATTAATTAGAGACAGCCAAGGAGATTCTAGTGACACCCCTTTCCCTAAATCTTAATTTGTAGACGATATACAAGTAGCCAGACCACAATTACGGCTATTGACACATACACCTGTCATGTTGATTTCTACATCAGTCTTCCAACCAAAGTGGACTGTCACTTTCAGGCTAGAATAACATCTGACACAAACATAAGTCACTCTTACAGTGCTGTCGTATAGACAGGACTTACTGGTCATTGTACATGAGTGCCAGGGGATTCTTCTCATTGATTAGGAAGGCATTAGTGTAGCCAGGGTGGTCTACATCATGAATAATGGCAGCTATCAAACAAGCAACCTGGTCCATTTGGTCTAGTACAGcctacaaaaaaaacccaaatcaaCTTTTACAAAAAGGATTAATCATTTGCTAATTTTCTGGTGCATCAGCTTTTTCAAACTTTACCAACCAGTTGGCAATAAATAGGGATTTACATGAACATATAAATGTACTGTTACATGACTAATGAGAGAATACACTTCATGGAAatgtttcatattatttaatgtttataaaaggTATCAATTATCtgtatttacaaaaacatataCATAAAGTTGCTGGCTGTGTAAATTTTCtcaagttggggggggggggggggtgttttcatttcaattaaaaaaaaaacaagtttaattTATAGGCCTTGTATGtggaaatacaaaatatttggaatCCCCATAGTCAAGAAAGTAGCTATATAAACCCTAAAATTACATGACTGTCCTTTTGTTTTCCTCAAGTGAAACACAGTATTTTATCACTTCTAACTCCTATATGATGTctgcaaacatacatgtacatgtaatatattcaaacatttataaaacatttatctGAAAATGTCATGATAATATAGATACACATAAAGTGTATTAGTTACATAATGCTGTACTTTTGcagttttgaatttcaaataattctttaatttatcaatttacatttaaaacctTGAACTTCAAATAAATTGGATAGATTAATAAGCCTAGAAAATTTGGTATTACATGATGTTATCCATTAATGGACACTCTACACCTCTTTTTAATGACTCTCTTTCATGCGTTTTTCTAGATCTGGAAATAATTCCATGACTACTTCATTTGCAGATGTCCAGCGGCAATAAGCAGAGTTGACACTAACACAATCAGAAAAAGTCAATATCTCCCAGAATGAACTTACAATGTGGgaaggaaaaaaacccacatcaATACTGACCAATACAAAAGAAGCCTTTTCAACCCTTctccctttttttttcttttcagataaCTAGAGAAACACACATATCTAGTGCAAGATCAGAAAGGGTGCACTTCTTAGAGAGTAGGGCTCCATTCATCAGTCATGATCAATCTTAATAACAATTGGTGGAGAGTTTATGAAGTCACCTTTAAGTTCACCGAATTCATTAGCATGTGTTACATGACTTTGATGCTCATTCCTGAAGAGCACTTTTAACACTAAAACACCAATCTATCAACACCTGTGAATCTTTTaccttttttctcttttttttttttggtttaaacaCTCATATCTATTcaaaggtataaaaaaaaattcaacaacgAAAATTTTTCTAGGTAGTTGAGAACAAGCTGATCAGGttattgttcaataaaaattatcaattgaGAAATTATATTAAGTTAAAATTCTGCACCTGATTTCGTTCTCTTGTAAGAAAAAATGCTGTGGCATGAAGCACATCTGCAGCGTGTGTAGAGTTGTGGTAAGAATTTGTGGAATGATAGTTGGCCTCTATTAAGTTTAACCAGTTCATGACTGTCATTTCATCAACACGTAAAAAGTCACAGACACCAAATCGAGCCATTGCTTTTAATCCTAAGTGAACCAAAGGTCTGAAAGtagaaattagaaaaaattcaGAATCAATTGTTCAAATCAGTGGTTTACaaaaaatactgtggaatcatcaatGTTCGTGGGGGACCAATATTTGTGGCTTTCATGGGTAACATTTGCCCGCGAATCTACCGGTATATCCCCACTAACCTGCAAACaagcatttttttaacatttatttaagaCTATTTCGATTAcactaccaacgaaattacgtccccaagaaacaggaaaattttggctacccacgAACATAGACCTCCATGACTAAAAATGAATCAACAGTATATTGTTAGCTACATTTCACATTCGTTTTACACAATATGTTCAATTAGTTTGGGCGTGTGATGGTTTTTTCCCATATATATCAAACAGACTGATCATttcatcaaaaattaaaaatcaagaatACACAGGACTTATTATATTGGATAAAAATAAGAGTATGCAAATTCCACCCCGATATTGAAACTGAATGAGATCTGATGAAAAACATATTATCTCTCTATTTCCAACTCACCGTTTGGCTGTTGCCTTTTCTAAGTTGATAATGTTGAAATCCCATGAGGGTTCTAGTTCTAGTATTTCTAATACTTCTGGTTGCATCTGTGATAGCAAATTGTTGGGAATGTGGATATGGTGACCAGacactgaaaataaaaactcaaTGTTAAAAAGTCACGATAGTACATTATTCTATGACAGAGGTATTATAGTAAGTTGGCATTATTACATAACTAAACAAGAACCCATTCGTACCAGGTTTACTGTGGGACACACTGCTGCTCTCTTGAGAACTAGTTATGAGTTGTCGTTTTACATTTTgctgaaagaaaacaaaaatacatgtacatgtgtataaaacaATAGTTTCTTTTTCCTTGTTGCCATAGCAATCTTTGATAAACTCATTTATGACAAGATTTGAATATTACCAGTTCTTCTCAGTAGCAAGTAAACtcatatttaatcaaattttattgatgcaaaTTCGTCTTGGTAGGGAGTGAACTCACCGAAACCAGCCCGCCCACAAGGTCAGAGGTCATCGTGTCCCCCTCTTTCATTGGTTGTACAAAGTGTGGCGAGTACAATTGACTGGTTCGTAATATCTCTAGGACTTTGTCCAGCGCCTGAACCACTGTGATGGGGCTGTTTTCCTGTGCTGCATTTATGATGTTAATAACCTGGGAATAATTTAAACcacaaataaatttaatgaatgaaCTAGATAAATTGTTGACCTAGTTAGGAACTGGATGGATAGAAACAGCAGGAGGATAGAGTATATACCTTGGTTATGGGGGCTTCTACAGTCATGGAATGAATCTTGGCTAGAGACTCTCTCCTTCTAGGATATCCATGGGCCACCCCACCTACAATCAGATATAATCGCAATGTACAACGCAAAGCTTAATATATCatacatatacacatgtacataaacatgtatatacattcatTTGTTTATGAAGATACATGTTCTATAGAAATCTCTAAGAGATCATGAGTAAAGGTGTTAGAAGAAAAGAGATATTACACGTAGTCCTAAATAAACAAGATATTCTATATTCTCATTGGTTCATAATTAACCATTTACTTGTACAATATTTCCTGCGATGAGGAAACTAAGAATACTATGTATGCCAAAAGATTGTTATCTATATATCCCCAAATTTGTTCATGTTTAAATAAACTTAATCTAAATGACAAAACATTTCATCATTATGCTGTTTTTTATTGTAGTCTACAAAAGCTAAATTTTCTATAACCTTTTAAGTTTTCCCCCTTCCTTACTTTTGAGAACAAGACAATGAATGTACAGTCCATTAACATAGCATTGATTTATAGCTGTTTTTATGAGTTGGTTTATGTCATTACTGTATAGTCAGTTGGATCTATTAAACTGCAAGCTTATCAAAAGACTGAAGGAATTAATACAAGGTAAATGAAGGAATGAGAAGCCACTACAGGAGGTATAAGAATTAATTGTCAAGTTGATAAGACTGATGTACAACACACAGTACAGGAGGATCTGTATGATCAGCATTAGTCttactatatatatacacaagtGTAAGTCAGGCTGTCATAATAGGATTCAGTATCAAATGCATCAGGAGTTTACAGTGGTCACAAACATCAGGTCATACAATATCCTAGACAACAGCTTCTACATTGCAAAACTGGCATAAAAATGAGCAGGCATGCATTCACTGTTGTTGtcaaaaattaacttttataatttcaaatgtgGCAACTGAAGAAggcttttgaaaattaattatttttttaaaaatataatttgttattattgaccaacttcaaaaataaattcaacaaAGGCTACAGCTTTATATGGAAATAGCCTACTTgcattaaacttttattttgaaaaaaaaaaaaatgtttcaagtGTCAAGTGGTGGAAGTTTGTAGAATATGATAGGCACTCAGTgcaaaaaaatgtcaaatgaaGCACAGAAATTAGTAAGTGTGTTGAAACTGCAATCATTCTATGGTTGATCACTCACTAGATCTCCGTCGGAAACTGACCGGTAACCCCAACTTGACTGTAACCAACAACGAaaccaatcaaaatcaaagtacagtGCGGTCATGGTAACATCAAATATTCCATCAACCAGTTCTCCTGGTCTCTATCACAATGCTTATCTACCTTTACAATTGTCTAACACGTATGATGGAATGTTACAACATACAGATCTACTGACAACATTTACAGACTTTTGGTGGCGTACTTTTGACAGGGACAACTGATTCTGCACTCACCATTGGCTAGGTTGTACTCGGCTTCCTTTATCCTATCGCTGTATGAGGTATCTGGGGTTGTCTTTTGTACAGAAACAATGTGGGAAAGTTTCCTGTAAAAGTATAACACCTGTCATTCTATTCACATACATCCACATCTTCTCCTTCCTATCGAAATTTGGTGCcatttgtatattatttttgttaaattgagttttataatcatttgctgttataaagtttaatatttgagaaactaaaatataatgaaaaatatacagcCAGGAGTGTCCTTCAATAAATGATATCAACTCACCCTCCTGGTCCAAGT containing:
- the LOC105347718 gene encoding high affinity cAMP-specific and IBMX-insensitive 3',5'-cyclic phosphodiesterase 8B isoform X9; protein product: MDLKIIIFIKVLCHNTENEVTFGPMKLKQKNLSILLVFAKEDAQSDGFWWAADKMGYKCFIAHNAEGALECYLDKHHDVVIIDHRNNKSFDPEALCRSMRATKSSDHTVIVAVTKRIAPEKDEPSVLSLLKAGFNKRIPENHNVNSCINELLCLEYGEVRSQLKLRACSAVFSALDNISEAVQICNEDNQIQYVNPAYERLTGYSADEVIGKDATEMAKADRNKTDLHDTINNQLKKGKFWEGTYHTRRKSSDVGISTHCVFSPILGPGGKLSHIVSVQKTTPDTSYSDRIKEAEYNLANVKLGLPVSFRRRSSGVAHGYPRRRESLAKIHSMTVEAPITKVINIINAAQENSPITVVQALDKVLEILRTSQLYSPHFVQPMKEGDTMTSDLVGGLVSQNVKRQLITSSQESSSVSHSKPVSGHHIHIPNNLLSQMQPEVLEILELEPSWDFNIINLEKATAKRPLVHLGLKAMARFGVCDFLRVDEMTVMNWLNLIEANYHSTNSYHNSTHAADVLHATAFFLTRERNQAVLDQMDQVACLIAAIIHDVDHPGYTNAFLINEKNPLALMYNDQAVLENHHAALGFQLSWKDNSVNIFKNLTRDEYTPLRETIIDMVLATEMKQHFEHLNKFVSCVNKSTLKLEETSSMSGTGSPDSMAIINQLSTPENRSLIKRMLIKCADVSNPCRTTEMCIEWAKRIAEEYFIQTDEEKRRNLPVVMPAFDRKTCSIPKSQTSFIDFFINDMFDAWDYFCDIPDLMAHLQENYRYWKEKSEDEAS
- the LOC105347718 gene encoding high affinity cAMP-specific and IBMX-insensitive 3',5'-cyclic phosphodiesterase 8B isoform X12, which codes for MHLHLQCSDIKILLVFAKEDAQSDGFWWAADKMGYKCFIAHNAEGALECYLDKHHDVVIIDHRNNKSFDPEALCRSMRATKSSDHTVIVAVTKRIAPEKDEPSVLSLLKAGFNKRIPENHNVNSCINELLCLEYGEVRSQLKLRACSAVFSALDNISEAVQICNEDNQIQYVNPAYERLTGYSADEVIGKDATEMAKADRNKTDLHDTINNQLKKGKFWEGTYHTRRKSSDVGISTHCVFSPILGPGGKLSHIVSVQKTTPDTSYSDRIKEAEYNLANVKLGLPVSFRRRSSGVAHGYPRRRESLAKIHSMTVEAPITKVINIINAAQENSPITVVQALDKVLEILRTSQLYSPHFVQPMKEGDTMTSDLVGGLVSQNVKRQLITSSQESSSVSHSKPVSGHHIHIPNNLLSQMQPEVLEILELEPSWDFNIINLEKATAKRPLVHLGLKAMARFGVCDFLRVDEMTVMNWLNLIEANYHSTNSYHNSTHAADVLHATAFFLTRERNQAVLDQMDQVACLIAAIIHDVDHPGYTNAFLINEKNPLALMYNDQAVLENHHAALGFQLSWKDNSVNIFKNLTRDEYTPLRETIIDMVLATEMKQHFEHLNKFVSCVNKSTLKLEETSSMSGTGSPDSMAIINQLSTPENRSLIKRMLIKCADVSNPCRTTEMCIEWAKRIAEEYFIQTDEEKRRNLPVVMPAFDRKTCSIPKSQTSFIDFFINDMFDAWDYFCDIPDLMAHLQENYRYWKEKSEDEAS